From Medicago truncatula cultivar Jemalong A17 chromosome 7, MtrunA17r5.0-ANR, whole genome shotgun sequence, a single genomic window includes:
- the LOC11430311 gene encoding phenolic glucoside malonyltransferase 2: MTKIIEIFNVAPSSQVELPSETSLPLTFFDILWLRLPPVQRIFFYEFPHQTSLFFNTLLPKLKQSLSLTLSHFYPLLGHLIWPNDSHKPIIKFIRGNTLSLTIAESHADFNHLSGKNLSEATQIHDLLPNLNISHDQASVLALQVTIFPNYGFSIGITSHHAVLDGKTSTSFIKSWAYLCRKLEIEVSELVSPLCLPHEFCPFYDRKVIKDPNELEAKYLSDWLKQGGTNNRSLMVWDLQVPEDSFRGLFQLSRLDIEKLKEFVVSKQKGNRNEKKNLHLSTFVVSIAYAWVCRVKAEEIENKNAMMVLNIDCRNRLDQPIPATYFGNCIGARLAIVKTNELLGEDGLIVAVEVLSEALETIKDGVLNGAENWSSLLLEGLAMTDVKMIGAAGSPKFEVYSTDFGCGKPKKVEMVSIDRTGAFCLSDCRKGDGVEIGFVSNKKAMESFASLFVKGIAS; the protein is encoded by the coding sequence atgacGAAAATCATAGAAATTTTCAATGTAGCACCATCATCACAAGTAGAACTACCTTCAGAAACATCACTTCCTCTTACTTTCTTTGACATATTATGGTTAAGATTACCACCTGTTCAAAGAATTTTCTTCTATGAATTTCCACACCAAACCTCACTTTTCTTTAATACCCTTCTTCCCAAACTCAAACAATCTCTTTCTCTTACACTTTCTCACTTTTATCCTCTTTTGGGTCATCTCATTTGGCCTAATGATTCTCACAAACCAATCATTAAATTCATAAGAGGAAACACTCTTTCACTTACCATAGCTGAATCTCATGCTGATTTCAATCATTTATCTGGTAAGAATCTTTCTGAAGCTACACAAATTCATGATCTTTTACCTAACTTGAATATTTCTCATGATCAAGCTTCTGTTTTGGCTCTTCAagttaccatttttccaaactATGGATTTTCAATTGGTATTACTTCACATCATGCTGTTTTAGATGGTAAAACTTCAACTTCTTTTATCAAATCTTGGGCTTACCTATGTAGAAAGCTTGAAATTGAAGTATCTGAATTAGTATCACCCCTTTGTTTGCCACATGAGTTTTGTCCTTTCTATGATAGAAAAGTAATCAAGGATCCAAATGAATTAGAGGCAAAATATTTAAGTGATTGGTTAAAGCAAGGTGGAACCAACAATAGAAGTTTAATGGTTTGGGATCTTCAAGTTCCAGAAGATTCATTTAGAGGATTATTTCAATTATCTCGTTTGGATATCGAAAAGCTTAAGGAATTTGTAGTGTCAAAACAAAAGGGTAATAGGAAcgagaaaaaaaatcttcaccTGTCAACTTTTGTTGTATCTATAGCTTATGCATGGGTATGCAGAGTGAAAGCAGAAGAAATTGAGAACAAAAATGCTATGATGGTTTTGAATATTGATTGTCGTAATCGTTTAGATCAGCCGATTCCTGCAACATATTTTGGAAATTGTATTGGAGCAAGACTTGCAATTGTTAAAACAAATGAGTTATTGGGGGAAGATGGACTAATTGTGGCTGTTGAAGTGTTGAGTGAAGCTTTGGAAACTATAAAAGATGGAGTGTTGAATGGAGCTGAAAATTGGTCTTCATTGTTACTTGAAGGTCTTGCCATGACCGATGTTAAAATGATTGGTGCTGCTGGTTCACCTAAATTTGAGGTTTATAGCACTGATTTTGGTTGTGGAAAACCAAAGAAAGTTGAAATGGTTTCAATAGATAGAACTGGTGCCTTTTGTCTTTCTGATTGTAGAAAGGGTGATGGTGTTGAGATAGGTTTTGTGTCTAACAAAAAAGCAATGGAATCTTTTGCTTCGCTCTTTGTCAAAGGCATTGCATCCTGA